The DNA window TCTGGTATTTACAGGATGATACTCGTCTGTCATCAGTTGCGGCACAGTGGTTTGCTGACTGTGAGAATGATGGAGGTCGTATTTATGTCCCATCCATAATTCAAGAAGTAATGAGAATGTTCAATGATCTATTTAATAAATCGCGTTGGCAGATTCGATGGATTTGACAAATTTGATGGATTCGATAAAATAATTTATGCACAATGTGCATAAATGTGCAAAAGAGAAGGAATGGGTAAAATGAAACAAACAAAGAAGATAATTTATCCTGAAATAGATAATGTGGTTATCCTTGTTACAGGTGGAACAGGCTCTTTTGGCGAGGCCGTTGTTGAGAAATTATTGGCCTTTCCAAGAAGGATTATTTCTTAAGAAAATTTATGGAGGTGCTATGAAAATCTTAGTTACTGGTGGAATAGGTGCGGTGGGAAAGCCATTGGTGAAGGAGCTTCGAAGGAGAGGGTGCGAAGTTTGGGCTTGCGATCTTATTCATGATCACGATGAGCAATACATTCGATGCGATATAAGCAAATTCCGCCAATTGGAAAAAGTATTTGAAAGCCACGAATTTGACTATGTCTATAACTTAGCAGCTGAATTTGGTCGTTGGAATGGAGAGGATTATTATGAGAATCTGTGGATGACCAATGTTGTGGGAACAAAGAATATTATTCGCTTTCAGGAGAGAAAGAAGTTTCGGTTGATTCACTTTTCAAGTTCCGAGGTCTATGGAGATTATGATGGTGTAATGAAAGAAGATGTAATGGATAAGGTAGAGATTAAGCAACTTAATGATTATGCTATGACCAAGTGGGTTAACGAGATGCAGATTTTAAATTCGGCTGCCTTCTATCAGACAGAAACAGTTAGAGTGCGACTTTTTAACACCTACGGTCCTGGAGAATATTATAGTCCTTACCGAAGTGCCATCTGTCTTTTTATATACCGTGCATTAAACAACATTCCTTACACTGTCTATCTTGGTCATCATAGAACTTCAAGCTATATAGATGATACAGTGAGTACCTTGGCCAATATTGTGGATAACTTTAAACCAGGTGAGGTATATAACATTGGTGGTTTGGAATATCACGATATGAAGACTTCTTCTGATATTATTTTAAAATATCTGGGCAAAGATGACTCGCTGGTAAAATGCGTAGAAGCCGAGCCTTTTACTACTAAAGATAAAAAACTGGATTGCTCAAAGGCTATTCAAGATTTGGGGCATAATCCTGTAGTAACATTAGAGGAAGGAATTCCCAAAACTATTGAATGGATGAGGTCAGCTTATAATCTTTGAAGAAATAGCAGGTTTTAAATGAAGGTCTTTTTAATTGCTGGTGCCCGGCCAAACTTTATGAAGATTGCTCCTATTTGGAAGGAGATAAAGAAACACCCTGCCGAATTTGAAGCCTTGATTGTT is part of the bacterium genome and encodes:
- a CDS encoding polysaccharide biosynthesis protein; protein product: MGKMKQTKKIIYPEIDNVVILVTGGTGSFGEAVVEKLLAFPRRIIS
- a CDS encoding NAD(P)-dependent oxidoreductase, with translation MKILVTGGIGAVGKPLVKELRRRGCEVWACDLIHDHDEQYIRCDISKFRQLEKVFESHEFDYVYNLAAEFGRWNGEDYYENLWMTNVVGTKNIIRFQERKKFRLIHFSSSEVYGDYDGVMKEDVMDKVEIKQLNDYAMTKWVNEMQILNSAAFYQTETVRVRLFNTYGPGEYYSPYRSAICLFIYRALNNIPYTVYLGHHRTSSYIDDTVSTLANIVDNFKPGEVYNIGGLEYHDMKTSSDIILKYLGKDDSLVKCVEAEPFTTKDKKLDCSKAIQDLGHNPVVTLEEGIPKTIEWMRSAYNL